Below is a genomic region from Lysobacter terrestris.
TCGACCAGCTGTGCAGCGCGCGCCACACCTGCATCAGCGCCTGGCGGAACAGTTCGACCACGCGCGTCTCGTCGCGCGTCTCGATCACGATCAGCGGCGTGTTCGCGCGGATCAGGGCTACCAGGTCCTGCAGGTCAGACATTCGCGTCGCCGGTTCATGCGCGGGCCCGCGATCATAGCGGCCGGCCGTGGCCGCGCCCACGGCGATGGCCGTACGCGACGGGCGCCGCCGTGCCGGCGCGCCGCGCGGACGTGGTCCGCACACGTGAGCCCCGGCGCGGGTCGTGGAGTGCCCGCTGGTGGGGGATAGCGCCACCCCGCCGGCCGTGCGGGTGACCGCCGCCGTCCGGCCGTTGTACGCTGCGGGCACGATGCGCCGAAGAGGGGGTTGGATGAAGACCGTTCTGGTGGCCAGTTCCAAGGGGGGCGCGGGCAAGACCACGATCGCCACCCATCTCGCCGCGCAATCGGCGCTCGAGGGCCTGCGCACCGCGCTGGTCGACGCCGATCCGCAGGCCTCCTCGACACGCTGGGCGCAGAAGCGCGCCGGGCTCGACAGCGCCGTACTCGCCCTCGACGGCACCCGCCGCCGGGGCTGGCGCAAGCACGTGCCCGAGGACACCCAGCGGGTGATCGTCGACGGCGCCGCCGGCGCCATGGCCGAGGAGCTCGATCCGTTCCTGGAAACGGTCGACGCGGTGATCGTGCCGATCGTGCCCTCGACCTTCGACATCGAAGCGACCGTGCCCTTCCTCGATTCGCTGGCCAGGCACCCGCGCGTGCGCAAGGGCACGCTGCGCGTCGGCCTGGTCGGCAACAAGCTCAAGCCGTGGACCAACGTCTCGCAGCAGGCGCTGGACCTGCTCAAGCAGTGGCCGTACCCGCTGGTGGCGCAGCTGCGCGACAGCCAGGGCTACGTGGTGACCACCGCGCTGGGCAAGAGCCTGTTCGACTACCACTCCGCGCAGGTGCGCGAGCACCAGGCCGATTGGCAGCCGTTGCTGAAGTGGTTGAAGAAGTGACGCAGGAGCACGGCGCCGGTTGGTTCTTGCCCTGCTGCACCGCTCCCCTTTTCCTTTCCCATCGCTACCGGACCGGCCTTCCATGCGCGAACTGATCCTGCTCCGCCACGCCCACGCCGAACCGGCCGCACCCGGCCAGGCCGACCTCGACCGACCGCTGTCGGCCGAAGGCCTCGCCGAAGCCGAGGCCGCCGGTCGCTGGCTCGCCGAAAACCGGCTGGTGCCCGACTGCGTGCTGTGTTCGCCGGCGCGGCGCGCGCGCGAAACGCTGGAAGCGGTGCTCGGCGCGATCGGCTACGTCGACCAGCGCATCGAGCCGTCGATCTTCGAAGCCACGCCCGGCGCGCTGATCAGCCTGGCCGACACGCATGCGCAATCCGAGCGCCTGCTGATGGTCGGGCACAACCCCGGCTTCGAGCAGCTCACCGCGCTGATGCATAGCGGCCAGACCGGCGAGTACCGCGGCATGCCGCCGGCCGGGATCGCCGTGCTCACCCTGCCGGTCGGCGCCGCGCTGGAACCGGGCGTGGCGCAGCTCAGCGCCTTCTGGTGGCCGTGACCGCGACGACGTCGTGTTGCATGGCGTGCTGATTGTGCTGGTTGCCGTCGCGGGGCTGTTGCCGGCGACGGCGGGCGCGCAGGCCCTGGACCAGGCGCGCAGCCGCATCGACTTCGACCTGGAGACCCGCTGGGGCCAGGTGATCACCGGGCATTTCCCGCGCTACGACGGCGAAGTCGTGGAGCTGCCCGACGGCCGCCATGAGGTGCGCATCCGCCTGGCGACGACGGCGGTGGAGGTCACCGGGTCGCGTCGCTACACCCGCTTCGCACGCGGCGACCGCTTCCTCGATGCCGAGCACCACCCGTGGGTGGAGTTCCGTTCCGATCCCTACGCCATGGACCTGCTGCACGCCGGCGGCCTGCTCCACGGCACCCTGACCATGCACGGGGTCAGCCGGCGCGAGGCCTTCGTGCTCGCGCCCGGCACCTGCGCGCGGCCGGCGCGCGACTGCGACGTGGTCGCGCAGGGGCGGGTGCTGCGCATGAACTACGGCGTGGAAAGCTGGCGCTGGGCGCTGACCGACGACGTGAATTTCCGTCTGCGGGTCCGCGTTCAGGCCGCTCCGCCCTAGAATCGTCCGCCCTCGAACCGCCGGCCCTGCACCATCCCGCCGGCCTTCACGCCGCCCCGACCGCGGCCCCCGGAATCGTGCTGCCCATGGATCTGCTGCCCCGCTTCACCCTCGCCGCCTGTCTGCTCGCGCTGTCCGCCTGCGCCAGCCTGTCGCCGGCGCAGCGCGAACGCAGTGCGCAGGTGGTGGCGGCCGCGCGCCCGGTCGCCGTCGACTGCGACCGCCTCGACCGCTGCGCGCAGCCCTCGCCGCTGCGCGACCTCGCCGCGCGCGCGCTGGCCGAATCCACGCCGGAACAGCCGCGCCACTACGCGATCATCCTCGACCACGGCACCGACGCGCTGCGCGCGCGCATCAACCTGATCCGCGCCGCGACCACGCGCATCGACCTGCAGACCTACATCTTCGACGAGGACGACGCCGGCCAGCTGGTGCTCGACGAACTGCTGATGGCCGCGCGGCGCGGGGTGAAGGTGCGCCTGCTGCTGGACCAGCTCTCGGCGCTGCGCCGCGTGGACACGCTGGCCGCGCTCGCCGGCGCGCACGCCAACCTCGAAGTGCGGATCTATAACCCCGTGCTCGACCGCGCGCGCATCAACTACCCGCAGTACGCGATCGCCGCCGCCTGCTGCTGGCGCAAGCTCAACCAGCGCATGCATTCGAAGATGCTGCTGGTCGACGGCGCGGTCGGCATCACCGGCGGCCGCAACTACCAGGACGACTATTACGACTGGGACCGCGAGTTCAACTTCCGCGACCGCGACCTGCTGGTCGCCGGCCCGGTGGCGGCGACCATGGACACGGCCTTCGTCACCTTCTGGAACGACACCCGCACCAAGCCGGTCGAGTACCTGCGCGATGTCGGCAAGCGCCTGATCGACGGCGGCGTGCCGGTGCTGCCGGCGCCGGTGTTCGAACAGCCGGAACGCGCGCAGGCGATGCGCCGCGACGCCGCCGATGCGGCGCTGATCGGCGAACGCGTGGCCGCCCTGGCCATCGCGGTCGGCGAGGTGCATTTCGTCTCCGACACGCCGATGAAGCAGCGCAGCAAGGGCCGCGACCGCGAGTGGACCTCG
It encodes:
- a CDS encoding SixA phosphatase family protein, which produces MRELILLRHAHAEPAAPGQADLDRPLSAEGLAEAEAAGRWLAENRLVPDCVLCSPARRARETLEAVLGAIGYVDQRIEPSIFEATPGALISLADTHAQSERLLMVGHNPGFEQLTALMHSGQTGEYRGMPPAGIAVLTLPVGAALEPGVAQLSAFWWP
- a CDS encoding ParA family protein, yielding MKTVLVASSKGGAGKTTIATHLAAQSALEGLRTALVDADPQASSTRWAQKRAGLDSAVLALDGTRRRGWRKHVPEDTQRVIVDGAAGAMAEELDPFLETVDAVIVPIVPSTFDIEATVPFLDSLARHPRVRKGTLRVGLVGNKLKPWTNVSQQALDLLKQWPYPLVAQLRDSQGYVVTTALGKSLFDYHSAQVREHQADWQPLLKWLKK
- a CDS encoding YceI family protein, with the translated sequence MLIVLVAVAGLLPATAGAQALDQARSRIDFDLETRWGQVITGHFPRYDGEVVELPDGRHEVRIRLATTAVEVTGSRRYTRFARGDRFLDAEHHPWVEFRSDPYAMDLLHAGGLLHGTLTMHGVSRREAFVLAPGTCARPARDCDVVAQGRVLRMNYGVESWRWALTDDVNFRLRVRVQAAPP